The window TCCGCGATGCAGCCGCCGTCGCCAACCGCGCGGGCGCCTGCGTGGTGCGCAGAGTTGGCGTCGCGGCCACGACGCGCGAGGAGTTGCTCGCCGATTGGTAGGCCCGTCGGCCCCCCGACGAGCCTCGCGCAACACGCCCGCACTGGAGGGCCGTGACGTGAAGTACGCTCGCCACCTGCACACGGTCCGTTACCTGAAGCCCGTGCAGATCTACGGGCGGGTGCTCCGGCGCATCTACATTCCCGGGCCACGGGCCGGCGCCGCCCCGCCGCGCCGCGTTCCGCCAGGCCCCTGGGTCCTCCCCGCGAGCCGCTGCCCGTCGATGACCGGGCCCTCGGCGTTCCTGCTTCTGAACCGCGCGGGAGCAGTGCGCGACGCCGCCGATTGGCGCGACCCGGCGCGGCAACGGCTCTGGCTCTACAACCTTCACTACTTCGACGACCTCACCGCGGACGGCTTCCGCGACCGCGCGGCCTGGCACCGCGCCCTCGTCGACCGCTGGGTGCGCGAGAACCCGCCAGGCATCGGCGTCGGCTGGGAGCCCTACCCGCTCTCGCTGCGCGTGGCCAACTGGGTGAAGTGGGCGTTGTGCGGCGGGGCGCTCTCCGGCGACGCCGTGGCGAGCCTGGCGACCCAGGCGCGCCACCTGGAGCGGCGCGTCGAGCACCACATCCAGGGCAACCATCTGCTCGCCAACGCCAAGGCGCTCGCGTGCGCGGGCCTTTTCTTCGAAGGGCGGGAGGCCGAGCGCTGGCTGGCAGCGGGCTGGCGGCTCTACAGGCGCCAGCTTCGCGAGCAGATCCTTGCCGACGGGGGCCACTTCGAGCTGAGCCCGATGTACCACAGCCTGATCCTGGAGGATCTGCTGGACATGCTCAACCTGCACCGAGCATCGGGGGTCCCGATCCCGGGGGGAGCGCTGACGGGTGAGCTCGTTTCGTCGATGCGGCGCTGGCTCAAGACGATGACCCATCCCGACGGCCAGATCGCCTTCTTCAACGACGCCGCGATCGGTGTGGCGGCCTCGCCCGCGGAGATCGAGGCGTATGCGGCGCGCCTCGCCCTGCCCGCCGTGCCCGAGCCCGCCGACGGGCTGACCCGCCTGCCCGCCAGCGGCTACGCGCGGCTGCAGCGGGGCGCCGCGGTCGCCATCGTCGACATCGGGCGCATCGGCCCGGACCACATCCCCGGCCATGCGCACGCCGACACCCTCTCCTTCGAGCTCTCCTTGCACGGGCGCCGCCTGGTTGTCAACACCGGCGTCTCGCTCTACGAGGCCGGCGACGAGCGCGCGCGGCAGCGCGGCACCGCCGCCCACAGCACGGTCATCGTCGACGGCGCCGACTCCTCCGAGGTGTGGGGAGCCTTCCGCGTGGCCCGCCGCGCCCGGCCTTTCGGAGTCGCCTGCGCCGACGAAGGGCCGCTCGGCCTGGTGGCGACGGCCGGACACGACGGCTTTCGCCGCCTGGCCGGCGACGTGCTGCACCGGCGCACCTGGCGCCTGACCGACCGGAACCTCACGGTGACCGACGACGTGCTGGGCGACCGTCGCAACGCGGTGGCGATCTACCACCTTCACCCGGACGTGCAGGGCGTCGTGCCCGGCCCTGCGGCCGGCGCCGTGCGATTGGCACTCTGCCGGCAGCCGATCCGCGTGGCCTTCGCCGCCCCCTATGCTCTCGTCGCCGAGGACGAGTACCACGCGAGCTTCGGTCAGACCGCGCCGGCGTTCCGGCTGGAGGTGCCGGTGCGCCCGGAATCGCGCGAGGTGCGGATCGCATGGGAGTGAGCGAGCGCCCTTCCGGCCGCCACATTACCGTCATCGCGATGCACTACCCGCCGGAGATCGGCGCGGCCGCCCGGCGCACGAGCGGCCTGGTGGCCGCGCTGACGGCGCAAGGGCACCGTGTGCGCGTGATCACGCAGTTCCCGAACTACCTGCGGGGCCGCGTCTTCGAGGAGTACGCCGGGCGTTTGTGCATGGTGGAGGACCGCGGAGGCGCCACGGTGTCGCGCGTACGACCACTGCTGTTCCGGCGGCAGGGCCTCGTGTGGCGGACCATCGGCGAGCTGTGGTTCCTGCTGAACGGCGCGGCGCGCGCGATGCTTGGCCCGCGCCCGTG is drawn from Chthonomonadales bacterium and contains these coding sequences:
- a CDS encoding alginate lyase family protein encodes the protein MKYARHLHTVRYLKPVQIYGRVLRRIYIPGPRAGAAPPRRVPPGPWVLPASRCPSMTGPSAFLLLNRAGAVRDAADWRDPARQRLWLYNLHYFDDLTADGFRDRAAWHRALVDRWVRENPPGIGVGWEPYPLSLRVANWVKWALCGGALSGDAVASLATQARHLERRVEHHIQGNHLLANAKALACAGLFFEGREAERWLAAGWRLYRRQLREQILADGGHFELSPMYHSLILEDLLDMLNLHRASGVPIPGGALTGELVSSMRRWLKTMTHPDGQIAFFNDAAIGVAASPAEIEAYAARLALPAVPEPADGLTRLPASGYARLQRGAAVAIVDIGRIGPDHIPGHAHADTLSFELSLHGRRLVVNTGVSLYEAGDERARQRGTAAHSTVIVDGADSSEVWGAFRVARRARPFGVACADEGPLGLVATAGHDGFRRLAGDVLHRRTWRLTDRNLTVTDDVLGDRRNAVAIYHLHPDVQGVVPGPAAGAVRLALCRQPIRVAFAAPYALVAEDEYHASFGQTAPAFRLEVPVRPESREVRIAWE